CGCCGACCTCGCCGCCGGCCGGACCACGAGCCGCGCGCTCGTCGACGTCGCGCTCGAACGGATCGCCGATCCGTCGGGCCAGGGCGCGGCCGTCTTCACCGAAGTCGACGCCGACAATGCGCGCACGGCCGCCGACGCGCACGATCGGCTGCGCGCCGCGGGCACCGTGCTGTCGCCGCTCGCGGGCATCCCCGTGTCGGTGAAGGATCTGTTCGACGTCGCGGGCCAGGTGACGCGCGCCGGTTCGCGCGTGCTCGACGGCGCGCCGCCCGCGAAGGCCGATGCGGTCGCCGTCGCGCGGCTCAAGCGCGCGGGCGCGGTGCTGGTCGGCCGCACCAACATGAGCGAGTTCGCGTTCTCGGGGCTCGGGCTGAACCCGCACTTCGGCACGCCGCGCTCGCCGTACCGTCGCGACGTGCCGGGCGATGCACGAATCGCCGGCGGCTCGTCGTCCGGCGCGGCCGCGTCCGTCGCCGACGGGATGGCGGCCGTCGCGCTCGGCACCGACACCGGCGGCTCGATCCGCATTCCCGCCGCCCTGTGCGGGCTCACGGGCTTCAAGCCGACCGCGAGCCGGATCCCGACGCAAGGCGGTGTGCCGCTGTCGACCACGCTCGACTCGTTCGGCCCGATCGGCCTGACGGTGGCATGCTGCGCGCTCGTCGACCGGATGCTCGCCGGCCTCGAGCCGCATGTGCCGGCCGTGCGGCCGCTCGAAGGCGTGCGGCTCGGCGTGCTGACCAACTATGTCACGGACGGCGTCGACGCCGACGTCGCCGCCGCGCTCGACGCGTCGCTCAAGCATCTCGAGGCCGCCGGCGCGATCGTCACGGAAGTGCGTTTTTCCGCGCTCGACCGGTTGCCGGACATCAACCGTTTCGGCTTCTCGCCGATCGAGGCGTACGCGTGGCATCGCCCGCTGCTCGCGCAGCACCGCGATCAATACGACCCGCGCGTGCTCTCGCGCATCCTGAAGGGCGAACCGGCGAGCGCGGCCGACTATCTCGACCTGCTCGCCGCACGCGCGGCCATGCTGGACGAAGCGGCGCACACGGTCTGGTCGCGCTTCGACGCGCTCGTCGCGCCGACGGTGCCGGTCGTGCCGCCCCGCATCGCTGAACTCGAAGCGGACGACGCCGCGTTCACGCGCGCCAATGCGCTGATCCTGCGCAACCCGAGCGCGTTCAACTTCCTGGACGCGTGCGCGCTGTCGTTGCCGTGCCATCCGCGCGACGCGGCGCCGGTCGGCCTGATGCTCGCGGCCGCGCCGCATCGCGATGACGCGCTGCTCGCGATCGGCCAGTCGGTCGAGGCCGTGCTGAACACCATCCGGTGACGGCCCGGACGGAATGATGGCGTGCGGCACACCGGGTGTGGCGGGGTGCCGCACGCGCGCGCTGTCAGTTTCGTGCCAGATCGTTCGCGCTAAAATCGCACGATTGTTTATCGGACCGACCAACGACAGGAACCCCGCCGACATGAATGACACCTCGCTCGCACTCCGCCGTGAACGCCGCCTGCTGATGCTGCTCGGCTGGGCGTGCATCGCCCTGCTGGCCGGCGCGCTGTACCTGCAGTACGTGAAGAACGAGGATCCGTGCCCGCTGTGCATCATCCAGCGCTACTTCTTCGCGGCGATCGGGATCTTCGCGTTCCTGGCGGCCGGGATGCGCAACTGGCGCGGCATCTGGGTGCTCGAGCTGCTGA
This window of the Burkholderia cepacia GG4 genome carries:
- a CDS encoding amidase is translated as MTTFTPFPPLAQLAADLAAGRTTSRALVDVALERIADPSGQGAAVFTEVDADNARTAADAHDRLRAAGTVLSPLAGIPVSVKDLFDVAGQVTRAGSRVLDGAPPAKADAVAVARLKRAGAVLVGRTNMSEFAFSGLGLNPHFGTPRSPYRRDVPGDARIAGGSSSGAAASVADGMAAVALGTDTGGSIRIPAALCGLTGFKPTASRIPTQGGVPLSTTLDSFGPIGLTVACCALVDRMLAGLEPHVPAVRPLEGVRLGVLTNYVTDGVDADVAAALDASLKHLEAAGAIVTEVRFSALDRLPDINRFGFSPIEAYAWHRPLLAQHRDQYDPRVLSRILKGEPASAADYLDLLAARAAMLDEAAHTVWSRFDALVAPTVPVVPPRIAELEADDAAFTRANALILRNPSAFNFLDACALSLPCHPRDAAPVGLMLAAAPHRDDALLAIGQSVEAVLNTIR